The Suncus etruscus isolate mSunEtr1 chromosome 15, mSunEtr1.pri.cur, whole genome shotgun sequence genome contains the following window.
GGCtcccctggcagggcttggagcgCTGGTCCTACCGGGCTCCCGTGCCCCGTGCTCACCTGGCCTGGGACTTGAGGGCTTGCAGCATGTCCTCCAAGGCACCAACATActaggagggaaaggaggggtcAGCTTGGGCCTGCGACAAGGGGCGTGCCCCGAGTGTGGGCGTGACCTAGAGCGAGGGGCGTGGTCTGTCACTAAAGGGGCGTGTCCAGGGACGAGCCTGTCTCGTATAGACGTCGCAGCCGCTAAGCAGGGCCAACCGGGTCCAGGGCTCCCCCTCAGAACTGCGCGGCTCGCCCCGACGTGGGGTCGCCTCACCTTTTCCAGGCGCCATTCGTCGGGGTCCCGCTTCTCCGACGCCATCGCCTCGCAGCGGCATAGCAACCGCACTAGGTTCAGCTCCAGTCTGGACGCGGCCATGACCGCCCGGCTGTAGCCAGCGTTTTCCGCCGGCGCCATCTTTGGAAAGGGCGGAAGTACCCTCCGGGGCGCATGCGCTGctgtctctccccccccccttattCGGTTTGGGCGGAAATAGACTTCGCTGGCGCGGCCATCTTTACTCCGGGCGGAATCGCTTGATTTTTCACcgttaatttttgtttgcttgttttttgttttttggcttgttttattttcaacACAGCCGGCGGTggtctggctcaggaatcactcctgacggtgCTCTGGGACCCTCTGGCATGCCAGGGACCCAATCCAGGTCGACGGTGGGCAACTCCAGCAAGCACCTTTCCCCCTGCACTATCTGTCGGGcccctaattatttttcttttcccgcttttttactcctggcagcatcgcttgcttttctttttaaaataaagtttgtggggccagagaggtagcacagcggcaaggcgtttgccttgcacacagccgatccaggacggacggtggttcgaatcccaacatcctatatggtccccggagcctgccaggagtgatttctgagtgcagagccaagagtaatacctgagcacctccgggtatgagccaaaaaccaaacaaaaataaagtttgttttaaTGAAGCAAAAGTCTTGatttggactacacccagaggtgctggggccctagagatggcatggaagtagggcgtttgccttgcatgcaggaagacagtggttcgaatcccagcatcccatagggtcccctgagcctgccaggagtgatttctgagagtggactcaggaggaacccctgagtgctgctgggtgtgacccaaaaccaaaaacacccagtagttactcctggctctgcactgaaggatcaatactcctggcagtggggAATACCTGGCATTGAACCTGGGCCGACCGCTTGCTTGGCAAGCGCCCTGCCTGAGGTACTATCACTTGTTCCCTCCCCAAGTGTTTTTATTGAAAGGAATCTAGAGAGGCGAGGCACGAACAGATGGGGAGGGGGAGAAACCCACTGCTCTTCTTTGCCTCATGGCTGGATGGACCCGATCCTTGGCTGCAGACCGTGTCCATATATTCTCTTTATTGTACCACCCAGAGCCCACAGCCCTCCCCTCGCACTCCTGCCTTGACTTTTCCATTACTGAGCTCTCCACTTCCAGGCAGTCTTCCTGATTTTTCCTGGCCTGAAAGCAAGACTTGGGCACCTGAGTCTGCGGAGAGCCTTCACTTCCTCTGGACCGTGTGGACAGTGTATCTCTGTGGGGATACCCTCTAGCCCTGCATTGTAAAGAGGTGCCCTGAGCTCAGTCTCATGGTGGTGAGAAGACTCCCGGAAGCTACCCTGCCCACCCTCACAGTCACTTCGACGCAGAGGTGTCCTGGAGTCCAGGGTGTCGGTCTAGGCACTTTATTTCACGAGGCTCATATGGCTGCACAGACAGGAGCGTCTGCGGGCTGGGCAGTACCTGAGCGGGCTCTGTACCGCATGGGTACTGCCCCCCAGGACCCCCACTGATAGTTCTTGGGGCCCTTGTGCGGGGCAGTGTCCTGGGGGGGGTGTCCAATTGCAGCAGCGCATTCCTGGGGGCACAGCCCGGACCAGGGGTTTGGCCACTTTCCCAGTCTCCCTTGGGTAGGTGGCCTGGGCGCTAAGGCGATGGGGAAGTCCTACTGGGGCGTCTGATTCAGGAGATTGCCTGGTGGAGTGGTGAGTGGCACTGAGGCAGAGAGGGGCTCTTGCAGAGCTCCTGTGAAGCTAGGTGGCGAGAGCATCCGACTTTGTGGAACGATCATGGAGTTTGGTCTTCGATTAAGGCTGTAACATCTCAAGTACTGTAAACTTCTTGTAGGAGAAAACAACAGAGGTGCCCGGGGCAGGAGGGGCAGGGGCAGCCGGGCCTCCTGCTCTCTCCCGTATGCGGGTCCCGGGCTAGGAGCTCCCCTTCCAGGGAGCTGCATTCCAGAACCTTTTTCTGGatgtcccaggttggctggggGCTGGTCCGCAGGGGGAACTATCAGCCATTGGCTTGGCTCGAGGCGGGGGGCAGGCAGTACATGGGGGGATCCGAGTACCTCCGCTTGGCCCTTGGCGATGGTTCGTCTGGGTCTGGGTCAGCATTCAAGTCCAGGGGCTCGGGCAGGCCCTGCACGGGCAAGTGGGCGCCGGGCACCATGTACACCGACTGCACCAGGTCGGGCCGGCGGGCGGGCGGTTCACGGCGCCTCACGGGGACAGAAGCCGCTGGAGTGGCTCGGGCGAGGCCGGCTAGGCTCGAGGCCAGACCGGGCGGGAGCTTGATGTTGGCCGTGGGCATGACGGGCGTCCTCCGGGGCGTCTTCACTCTGACCGTCAGGGAACACGACGGCCGTCGTGGCTGGGGGCCGCCCAGCGTGGGGAGGGGGCTCGGGGCGGGCGAGCTGGGGCAGGGGACACCCGGCGTGGGGGGCCCTTGTGAGAGAGATTACCGGAGGGTTACCGCAGCGGGCGCGGGCACAGGGCGGTGGGCACAGGGCAGGAGGTGGGCGCCGGGGGACACTGACCTTCAGCCGGGCCGCTGCTGCTTCCCACTCCACGCCCTCCGCGCTCGTCCAGCAAACTCTCGGTGCTCGCCGAAGTCTCCGAGTCCACGTTCTCCTCGTCCGAGCCACGTGGGTCCAGCTCCGGCAGCCGGTACGTGATGTCCTCCCTGGGGGCAGAGAGGGCAAGGACTTCACTGAGCAAAGCAGCTTAGGGTGCCAGAGTGAGAGCATAGCGGGGAGGATGGTTGTAGGCAGacaacccgagttcgatcccaggcatcccatagggtcccaggagcccaccaggagtgatccctgagcacaactggggctccctcaaaaacaaaacaaaacaaagaaaaacaagaggctggagtaatagtacagtacggagggcgcttgccttgcaccgaggcatcccatatgacccccagagcccactaggagtaTAAGCCCTGAATGCCGCAGGGGTGGGTGGCCCATTCTTGTGTGGAAGGTTTTGGGGACCCAGGGTGTATGCAGCGGCACTGCCAAGCATCCTGGGGGCCCCGGCACTTACTTTTCCTCCTTGATGGACTGTAGCTGCTCGATGAGAATCTCCTTCTCTTGGTCctcgtcgccgccgccgccggcctcctcctcctccagcagcGCCCCCAGCTCCTCAGGGCTAGCGCCGTCCGTCCGGGTTTTTGAAGTCTTGTTCTGTGACGGAGAAACAGGAGTCTGGAGGGGGGTTGCCTGGTGTCGGCTGGGCGTGCGTGAGAGAAGGGGCAGGGACTCGTGATGTGCAGGTTAGTCAGGGGCCGGCGCTTCCGTTAGGTTAGGGCATGCATGGCATGGCTAGTCTAGGGGACCCCGGCATGCACCGCTCAGGGAGGCATGCAGGGGACCCCGCACGCGGGTACATACCAGGGTACATACCCCGTCATAGGGAGACGAGAACCCCAGTTTGAGAGGCCATGGCTGGGGAAAGATGAACAGAAGGTGACCACCAGAGTGGGGAGGCAGGGAGCCCGGGCCACGGACGGGCCCTGCCCAGGGCTGGGCCCCAACGCGAAGCCAGGTTGGTTGGTCCAGGGCCAGGTGGCGCTTGTGGCCTCGCCCCAGAAGGCCTCCATGATAGCCACGTCCACTTAGACTCGCCCCCCTCTGGGCTCCTTAGCCCATCAGAGCAGCCAGGCGGACCCCGCCCACTCTGGACACGCCCCCTGGAGGCTCTAGGCCTGTTAGACTAACTAAGCCCTCTAGGCCCTGGCTCCACTCTGCGGTCTTTAGCCTATCAGAGCAGGCAGGGAGGCCCCGCCCATTCAGACACGCCCCCTGGGGGGTTCCTAACCTATCAGAACAGAGACTCTCGCCTCTCCCCCTCTGGAAATGCCCCCTGGAGGGTCTGGTCCTACCAGAGTAGTCAGATAGGCCCCGCCCACTCTGGAAATGCCCTTGTAGGTCGTCATCCTATCAGAGCATCCTATATTTAGGCCCCGCCCCACTCAGACACGCCCTGGAGATTCTTGCCCTATCGGAGCTGCTCCTGAAGGCCCCGCCCACTCTGGAAACGCCCCTGTAGGCCCTCATCCTATCAGGGCATCCTATATCTAGGCCACGCCCCACCAAACGCGCCCTGGAGGCTCTTGCCCTATGGAGCTGCTCCTGAAAGCCCCACCCACTCTGGAAGCACCCCCTAGGGGTCCTCCCCTGACCCCGCCAGGTGCTCACAGAGTTCTGCCGCAGGAAGGAGAGTCTGCGGAAGGCGATGCTCTCCGCGGCCTCCAGCTGGTTGATCTCCTCCATCTTCACCTTGTACTTCCGCATTTGCTCCTTGATGAGCATCTCCACGCACCTGCGGGCATGGCACGGGCATGGGCATGGCCGGCTAAGCTTAGTCCCGGGCCCCGATGGCCAGTGCGGGGCGTGGGGGAGATGCTGGGTGGCCCAGGCGCTCCCTAGACTGGATGCTCTGGTGCCCTGTGTCAGATCCACCCAGAGAGAAGGACGGTGACCCCTGACTGCCATTCCAGCGGTCAGTCAGTCATGGAGACCCTGCCTCAAGCGAGAAGGGGGGCTGAAGGTCctactatgtgtgtgtgtgtgtgtgtgtgtgtgtgtagaacctggagaagtggggggggggagcgTTGCAGAATAAAACTCTGAACCTTTGGGACCCAGAGTTTGGGCACGTGTGTACTAGCCAACCCCAAATTCGCACAGCACGCCTTCTTTTGGATCGCGATGGAGGTGGGCGGTGGGTCACTCACGTGGTGACTTTGAGGACATCCTTCATGCTTGTCAAAGGGTCCGAGTTGTCGGGGCAGCGCAAGAGGCAGGGGGCGAAGATGATGGCCAGGGCGCCAGGAGACATCCGGTTGACCTCCTCCAGCAGGGCCACCCTGTGTCCGAGCTGTAGTTAGGGGGACTCCAGACCCGGGCTCACCCctggccgccccccccccccccgcctgctcCTCCTCCATCCCAGCATCTCGCCCTCCCCAAAGCTGGCACTTGCTTGACCAGGTGGAAGATCAGGCGCTCCAGGGACTTGTGGTTGGCTTCGGGCAGGTGCTCCAGCACCGAGTAGATTGCCGACAGCTGCTCCGCCTTCTCGGGCAGTTCTGGGGGTCGGGCAGTGCCCGTGAGGACCTGGCATCCACCAGGTCACTGCCCTCCCAGCCCTGGGCCTTTCAGGGATCCCTCACCCACCCCCAGGGCAGCATCCCGCCTCACCCACAGCACGGAGGAAGTCACTGTACTGCGCGAAGGTCATGAGTGGCTCAGGCAGTTCACGCAACCACTGCTTGAGGACACCCGTGACCGCGTGGATGGGGAAGTTCTCCAGCTGCACGGCCGTGGGATCTGTGGGCCAGAGCATGGGTGCGCTGGAGCTCCCGTGGTACCTGGACGGACCCTCCTGGAACCTTGTCCCCACCCGGAGCCCACCAGTGCCCCCATGGCAGGGCTTGCCCACCTGTCTGCAGCGCCTGCCGGAGCTCCCGGGTGCGGTTGGCCGCCCCAGATTTCCGGTAGAGGCCTTCAGTGTACAGGCCGTGCATCTCCACGTGTTCCAGAAGCTTCTCCAGCACCACAGGCACGGAGACCTTGTCACTGGTCAGGCTGTCCACACACACGCCGAAGTGGCCTGGCTCGGCACCAGGCTCGGCCTGGAAGGGGAGAGCAAGTTGAGGGTGGGTAGCTTGGGAAAGGTTTTGCTCCCGATGGCCCCGGTCGATTCTGGTATCAGGAGCATCACAGGCCATTGGGACGCCCTCACCTTGGTCCCCGAGGTGTAGCAGCAGTAGGTCTGGATCTTGGGCACGCACTTCTTGTGGCAGGTCATTTTACACACTGTGGGGCACAGGCAGGTTAGGAGTGCCTGCTGGTAGCAGCTGCCTGGGCACCAGACACCCTCCCAAGCCACACCAGAGAGGAAGTGggatgtgtgtgcgtgtgtgcgcgtgtgcgtATGCGTGTAGTATATGTGTGTAAGGAAACCCTGACTGGGTCACCATGGAAACAGCAGCCTCAACTGACCTGGGCAGGAAGTAGAGGTCCAGACTGAAATTAGGGGCCACAGTGGTAGGGGCTCAAGGATGCAAGATGGGGTCAAGAGCAAATGAGCTGCGACAGGAATGGTGCATGGGGATATGGGGTCACTGGAAGGGTGTAACCAGATTGAGGGGCATGGCCAGTAATGGGAAAGCACGGCCAGGACCGGATGGGCATGTCCAGGGGTCAAGGGGCGTAGCTCAAGGAGGCCGGGCCGGGCCACACCTCGCAAGCTCACTCACCACTGCAGAGCAGGGCTTTGTCCATGAGCCAGATGTAGGAGAGACATTGCTCGCACGACTGCGGGATGCTCACCTGGTAGCTGGCAAACACGTGCCCCTTATGCTGCTGGACCTGCGGGGAGGGCAGTGAGCGGGGTCCACGGCCAAGGAGGGGGCCCCCCATCccgcacacccagcggtgctctgggcCGGGTCTGGGTCTTCCCACAGGCCACTCACGGCACGTTCTTGCTTCCGCTTCTTCTTCTGGGCTTTGCTCTGCAGGGTTAGAGCAAGGTGAGAACCCCGAGGGGGGTGGCCCTGGAATCCGCCCCCCACCCGCCTCCCCGTTCCGCCCTGCCCACCTTGGGGGGCGGCTCAAAGTCGCTCTTGGTCCTCGTGAATTCGTCCAGCAGCGACTGGAAGACGTTGAGCACCAGGTTGGGGTCCTTCTCGCCACGCTCGGTGGCCAGGCTGCTCACCACGATGTGGTAGTTCTCCAGGAGGTCCTTGTAGCCCACGTGGATCTTCCCGTTCTGGGGGCAGGAGGGTCAAGGGATGCGGGGAGGTGGGAGGAGGAGCCCATGACGTGGGAGGGTCCTCGGGGCGGGGACACACCAGCACGTACCGGCACGGAGTACATGGTCTTCAGGCTGCTGCGGAAGCGCTCGGTGGCCTCGATGAACAGGCTCTCGATGGGGGACTTCTGCGAGCGCAGGTCATTCACCTGCGGAGGAACAAGCGCTGTGGTAAGGCCTCGCAGTGCCCACAGGCAGGATCGCCACATACTGCTGGGAGGGGTGCTGGGCTGGCTGGGGAGGGGCCCCCATCCTGTGCCCTGGGACCCCCCATGCTGTGGGGTTCAAGGATGCTGAAGGACGGGATTGGGCATATGGGAGCACAAGGGGCGTGCTGGGGCTATCCAGCACCATGTGGCCACAAGGAGGGAGAAAGCCAAGACAAAGATGCCAGGTACTGGGGTGATGAATAGCACAGCCgggagggtgtttcccttgccGGGTCTGATCCCCAGTATATTAGAGGGTCTgctgggcctgccaggaatgacttctgagcgcagagtcaggaagaactcctgaacactgtcaaacttggccccctccccaaaaaatccaaacaaaaatgaaaaagcccAAGGTACTGCCTGGAGGTTTGCGGGAGACACCCAAGGCAGGACCAGCTGAGTCCCGGGAGGCCCATAAGGGGGTGTATGAGATACAGGGGTGCAGGCCGGTGTCGGTCCCACCTTGTTGAGCAGAAACTCATCCAGGAACTTGAGCTCATTGGCGTTGGTGATCTGCCGGAACACGGACTCGCGCCACCTCTCCGACACTGTGATGCGGCCCACCTTAAGCGCGCGGCTCTTCCGCCCTTTGGCGCCCGGCTCCCGGCCCTGCTTGTCGATGGCTGGGGCTGCAGGAGGGGCAGCGGTCACCAGGGTCTGCCCCCACCTTCCCTGACCTTCCCGCGCTCCCCTGGCCCTTCAGGAGGCACCTTCTAGATGCTTCTTGGTGGTGGCTTCCAGTGGGCCCTGCTGTAGCCCCATGGCCTCAGCCTCCTCAGCACCCTCCAGGCTGTATTTCTTGTCTTTACTCTTGTGTAGAAACAGCCTCTTGAAGGCGGACCTGGAGTGGAGCAGAGCCCAGGTTCCGCTGAGGGATGACAGTCTCGGGGCCACCCCCATGCTCCCTATGACTGCCAGTCAGGGGTGCCTGTGGGAACTGTGGGCCTCTCTTCACTCTGAACTGGCTTGGGTGCTCCACTTTAGGGTGCTCTACTTACTTGGAGTCGGCCGGAGGTCCTGGGGACAGCGCGTCAGTGCTGGTCGCCCCTGCGTCACTCGATTTCTTCTTCTGGGCGGCCTTTCTGCTACCGGGGTCCCTACCCAGACTCTCTGCAGGCGGCTGCGAGGAGGAAGGGGCGGGCTTGTTAACTGAGGCTCCAGACCTCCCTTCCCTGGAGGAGATGGGATCTTACCTGGGTCCTGGACTGTGTAGGGGATGTCAAGGCCTTGGTCACATCACCAGTGGGCAGGGATGGGCGTCTCTCCCTGTAGGGAGGGAGCAGGTCACGGTAGGGACCAGCAGGGGTGTCGGGGACACTTGCCCTCACTGCACCCGACACCAGCACCCACCCAATGACAGCAGAAGGGGCCAAGCATGAACCTCTGGGAGCAAACCAGGCCTGGTTCTGGGGGACACTCGGAACCAGGGGCAACTCCACTGAAGGGTGCGGGGTCCTTACTGTGTGGGTGAGCCAGACGTGGCAGCCCCCCTCGAGCCCAGGTCCAGGGACTGGCTGAGGATGGCCGAGCCCGAGGCTGCCCGCTTCTTGCCCCGCCACAGCTCCACGGCGTTGGCCAGGCGCTCCGAGTCCTGGTCCCGGTGCCGCTGGATCTGGCATGAGCCTCCGCCACTGCCACCCCCAGGGCTCTCAGGCGACTCCTGGTGCCCAGGGCTGCTGCCTGGCTGCTCCCCAAGGGCCCACGGGGTGATGCTTGTGGCAGGGGCACTGCCCCGACTGTCCAGGTCAAGGCTGGTGGGCCGTTCCAGCAGCACCTCTGTGGGTTCCCCGGATACGGGGCTACTGGTGGTTGCAGGGGGGCACGCCCATGAGATGGTCCTGTTGGGCTCCGGGATCGCCACCGAAGTGGGCTTGTCCAGTTCTGGGTCCATCCCTGCGACAGTCCTGTCGGGCTCTGGGCTCCCCCTTACATTGGTCCTGTCGGGCTCTGAGATTGCCTCCACACTGGTCCTGTCCGGCTGTGGCCCTGCCTCTGCGGCAGCCCCATCCCCGCCATCCTGCCCGGCCCTGGCACCAACGACGAGCTGGTATGGGGCCTGCGTGTGCCTGTTCTGCAGTTCCACATGCTCCAGCCCCCGTTGCCGGCGGGACTCGCGCTTCTCGCGGCTGCTGGCTTTGTCGTGATGCTCAACCGCAGCTTTCGGGGCGCTGGGGGCCTTGTTCTCCGTCTCAGGCTGGGGTGTCTCAATCTCCAAGGTCTCAGACAGAGCCTCGTTGTTGGGTTCTGATGCCACCTCCTCCCCTTCTTGCTCCACGCCCACGGCAGGCTGGGCTGCCTGGTTCTCCTCGGCCAGAATCCGCTTCTCAGCTATCAGCTGCCTGAAGCTGGGGTTGGGGCAGGCAGGGCCCGGTCAGAGCTCTGCTTCCGCCACTACTGCTTTGGAGAGTGACCCCAGGGTGGTCACCTGGTGCCCTCCCCAGTCTCCAACAGCACAGGGCCATCTCCATTTCTGGAGCCTTCTGGAATGAACTAGGGGGCCAGCCCTGCCCAGCTCACCTCTTGCGCTGCAGGTGGCCCCGGCAGAGGCTCTGCAGGCGGATGACGCCCCGCCTCTGGCACAGGTAGGCCTTGCGCTGCCGGTAGCTGCGCCAAGCAGCCTGCAGGATCACGGCAGCCTGGGCCCGCTCCAGCGCACGCCGGGTGCGGCAGGAGCGCCAGGCGGCCTACGGGACAGAGGTGAGAAGGTGGGCAGGGGGCTGGGCTGGAGCCGCCAGGCAGCCGAACAGGGCAGTGTTGGGGCTTGACCCTGGAGCCTGAGAGGGGAAGTGCTGGGGCTTGCCCCTCGGAGGCCCAGTGGAAAAGTGCCTGCAGGTCCCCCTGTGGCCGAGATGGGGAATGCCAGCACTCGCTCCACTGGCTGTGCAAGGCAGGGCTGTGGCCCTGGTGGCCAAGGGTGAAAGTGCCATGGCCAGTTGTCCCTCGTGACAGAGCAGGGATCTGCTGGGGCCCAAGACTCCTAGTGGCCATGTGGCAAGTGCTGGGTCATGGCCCCTGTTGGCTGAGAAGGGGCACACAGGGGCCCACCCCTTTCCTTGCAGGGAAGTGCCAGGGCCTGCACCCACTAGTTGCCATGGGAGAAGTGCAGGAACCATTACTTCCTGATGTTGAAGCCCAAACTCCCCTAGTGACTATGTAGGGAAGTGCTGTGGCTGCAACCCCAGACTGCTGAGCAGAGAAGTGAGGGGCTCATGGGATCCCCTGATGGCCATTCAGGAAGTGCTGTGTCCTGCGTCCTGGTGGCTAAAAGCAAAAGTGCTGGGCCTTGCTCCCTGGCGGCTATGCAGGGAAGTGTGGGCTGCCCCCTGCACATACCTGGATGGTGATGGCGGCACGGCGCAGGGCCAGGAAGTGCCTGCGTTCCAGTAGCATCCGGAACCAGCGCTGCAGCAGCAGGATTCTGCGTACCACCTCCTGGTGCAGCGTCTCCTGCAGCACCTGCCGCTGCGTCTCCTTCAGGAACACCTGAGCAGGCAGGCCGGGTGGGGTGTTTTATTGTGGGAGCTTGGGGGTAAGCATGGCTCTGGGGCACACCGGGGAATGTGAGAGCTGGGGCGCCTATGTGCAAGACATGCCCACCTTGGTCCTCCCGATCTGGTAAGCCCCTTGGTCCATGTCCATCTTCTGCAGCAGTGCTGCGATTGCCTCCCGGCAGGGCTGTGCATCCTTGGGCAGCAAAGCCTGGAACTGCTTGGTGAAGTCCTGGGCAAGGGGTGAAGGGGACCTACATCAGCTCcactccaatatttttttttatttgggggggggggtttaaagggtcacacctggcagtgctcagattttactcctggctctacactcagaaatcgatcaggtcaggctcaggggaccacatgggacgctgggattcgaaccaccgaccttttgcatgcgaggcaaaggccttacctccatgctatctctccagcccccccactccaatatttttgttttgtttgcttgttttgggccacacctggtggtactcaggggtttctcttggctctgtgttcacagtcaatgctggcaggcacaggggaccatatgggatgccagggatcaaacccaggtcaactgagtGCAGGCCCTCCCCGCcgtgctatcacttggccctcTCTTTGATATTTTCTTAGTGGAACCTGTAGGCAGCTGGATGCTGGAGGATCCTACAGCAgccaggatagaacctgggatTCCCATCTACAAATTCTGGACTCAGCCTGGGGAGTTCTGTGACCTGCAATACCCCCCCCACGCCCAGGACAGCTCCAGTGCTCAGACCCTCGAGGCTAAAACACAGCTGAAGGAGCAGGAAGAGTGGGAGTGGGCAGGGCCCTGCTGGGCCGGGTCTTTCTCCACCGCAGTGGGCGTGTCTCCCGAAAGGCCGGCTCCCTACCTGGAAGGTGTACTTGGCGCTGTAGCCAGACCTGCGGATGCGCACGGTCTCCAGCATGCCCGTGTAGCGCAGCTGCTGCAGCACCAACTCGTCGTCAAAGCACAGCTCTTTCTGAAAGGGGCAGCGGCATTAGGATGGAGCCCCCACCCAGGGCACAGCTAGAATGTCCCGACTGCGTGTTTCAGGAGGGGGTGACGAGGCTGGTGGGTAGCAGGGACTGGGGAAGGGGTGAGCTCGGCTGTGGGCCTCGACACCGGCAGAGGGAGGTGCCGTGACAGGCCCCAAAGGTCGGTAGGAAGCTGCTCCTGTGGAACCACTTGATCCCTCTGGAGAGATGCATCGACAGGTGTGGACCCTCACCTTCTCAGCGTTGGAGCGGATGCAACGGATGAAAAACGGTTCTGCCTTCCCCAGTGTCTCCAGAAGCTTGTTGAGGGATGCCTGAGTGGAGAGAGGAGCAGAGCTGGGAGGTGCTTGCTGGGACTCAGGACACAACTACCGCGGAAGGAATCGCACTGGCTGAGAtcctttgttttgaggccacacctggtggtggtcagggcaccatatgggatgccaaggatcaaatccaggtcggctACGTGTGAGGAAAGTGCCTGCCCTGCTGTGCTAACATTTGCCTCCCCACCAGATGAttcttctgactctgagctcatgGGAAGCTCTCCATCCCTGCCCACAGCGAATGGCAGTATCAGGAGACACTCTCTCGTCACAATTGGGGCCACAACTTGCGGGGGGTTGTTCCTGTCTGTGATCAGGTGGGTGGGTGTGAAGCCTGAGTGCTGCTCAGCAGCCGACGGTGCTCAGAAGGACCCTCCACTGAGGAAAAGGCAGAGCATGAAGTGAGATGCCCAGCGCTGGGTTGGAGGGGCAGACCAgaagggtgtctgtcttgcacatggctaaagtgagttcgatccttggcatcccacagaATCCCCGGAGTATCatgagaagtgacccctgagcacacaagatatggctcaaaaaggggggccggagtgTGGCCAGTCACTTGGCCCTGCCCACCCAGCCCACCTGGAACTGGGCGCTGATGCTGGGCGGCTTCTTCTTCTTGTGCAAGTGCAGCAGCGACTTGGTGGTGCGGTCGTGCAGCGTCATGCTGATGATCAGACGCAGGGACTTGGAGTCCAGCAGGTTCTAGGGCACAGACACGGGTCCACTCTGCCCTCTGGGGGCCCCCGCCCTATCGGGCAGCCCCAGAAAATGGACCCCGCCTTGTTCAGGCAACTCAGACGGTCGGGGAGTTAAGACAAGAGAACTTGGAGCTGGGAAGTGGGGTGCTGCTCTCTGGTCTCTTCCAGACCGGGGAGCGACCATCAGACCCAGCACAGCCCCACCCCCCACTGGCCTCCTGCTTCCTACCTCTGCGACCCAGCCTGGCTGAACTAAGGGCACAAGACCGCCCAACCCAGACACGCCTTAGGGTGCAGGTCACCCTGATCCACAGGGATATGCAGACCCCACGGGGATGGGGCAC
Protein-coding sequences here:
- the MYO9B gene encoding unconventional myosin-IXb, with product MSVRGTHGGRRGQAAYSLRIYPQLAAGSGSSSLSCCVGASKDRPAADVVREAVASLCLDATKTYMLVEVKETGGEEWALDAADAPVHRVLLWPRRAQGEHPREDGYFFLLREREGPGMPGPPATQPPCASSAARRLAERGLLPRGPGELDDLCDLPELSEARLLDTLRQRFLQHKIYTYAGSILVAVNPFKFLPIYNPKYVKMYENQRLGQLEPHVFALADVAFHAMLRKRANQCLVISGESGSGKTQTTNFLIHCLTALSQKGHASGVERTILGAGPVLEAFGNAKTAHNNNSSRFGKFIQVNYLESGVVRGAVVEKYLLEKSRLVSQEKDERNYHVFYYLLLGVSEDERRDFQLLQPQDYFYLNQHDLKIEDGEDLQHDFERLKQAMEMVGFLPATRRQIFAVLSAILYLGNVTYKKRASGRDEGLDVGPPEVLDTLSQLLKVKREILVEVLTKRKTVTANDKLILPYSLSEAITARDSMAKSLYSALFDWIVLRINHALLNKKDMEEAVSCLSIGVLDIFGFEDFERNSFEQFCINYANEQLQYYFNQHIFKLEQEEYRSEGISWHHIEYTDNVGCIQLISKKPTGLFYLLDEESNFPHATSQTLLAKFKQQHEDNRYFLGTPVLEPAFIIRHFAGRVKYQIKDFREKNMDYMRPDIVALLRGSDSSFVRQLIGMDPVAVFRWAVLRAAVRAMAVLREAGRVRAERAEEAAAAAAKAATKAATVAAGTGPRSPLAEPQRVTGSPSEKLYRDLHDEMIQALKALPWQGGDPCRVLQTRESEDTPATYPLKSKSIKPKQTIPKNLLDSKSLRLIISMTLHDRTTKSLLHLHKKKKPPSISAQFQASLNKLLETLGKAEPFFIRCIRSNAEKKELCFDDELVLQQLRYTGMLETVRIRRSGYSAKYTFQDFTKQFQALLPKDAQPCREAIAALLQKMDMDQGAYQIGRTKVFLKETQRQVLQETLHQEVVRRILLLQRWFRMLLERRHFLALRRAAITIQAAWRSCRTRRALERAQAAVILQAAWRSYRQRKAYLCQRRGVIRLQSLCRGHLQRKSFRQLIAEKRILAEENQAAQPAVGVEQEGEEVASEPNNEALSETLEIETPQPETENKAPSAPKAAVEHHDKASSREKRESRRQRGLEHVELQNRHTQAPYQLVVGARAGQDGGDGAAAEAGPQPDRTSVEAISEPDRTNVRGSPEPDRTVAGMDPELDKPTSVAIPEPNRTISWACPPATTSSPVSGEPTEVLLERPTSLDLDSRGSAPATSITPWALGEQPGSSPGHQESPESPGGGSGGGSCQIQRHRDQDSERLANAVELWRGKKRAASGSAILSQSLDLGSRGAATSGSPTQERRPSLPTGDVTKALTSPTQSRTQPPAESLGRDPGSRKAAQKKKSSDAGATSTDALSPGPPADSKSAFKRLFLHKSKDKKYSLEGAEEAEAMGLQQGPLEATTKKHLEAPAIDKQGREPGAKGRKSRALKVGRITVSERWRESVFRQITNANELKFLDEFLLNKVNDLRSQKSPIESLFIEATERFRSSLKTMYSVPNGKIHVGYKDLLENYHIVVSSLATERGEKDPNLVLNVFQSLLDEFTRTKSDFEPPPKSKAQKKKRKQERAVQQHKGHVFASYQVSIPQSCEQCLSYIWLMDKALLCSVCKMTCHKKCVPKIQTYCCYTSGTKAEPGAEPGHFGVCVDSLTSDKVSVPVVLEKLLEHVEMHGLYTEGLYRKSGAANRTRELRQALQTDPTAVQLENFPIHAVTGVLKQWLRELPEPLMTFAQYSDFLRAVELPEKAEQLSAIYSVLEHLPEANHKSLERLIFHLVKVALLEEVNRMSPGALAIIFAPCLLRCPDNSDPLTSMKDVLKVTTCVEMLIKEQMRKYKVKMEEINQLEAAESIAFRRLSFLRQNSPWPLKLGFSSPYDGNKTSKTRTDGASPEELGALLEEEEAGGGGDEDQEKEILIEQLQSIKEEKEDITYRLPELDPRGSDEENVDSETSASTESLLDERGGRGVGSSSGPAEGPPTPGVPCPSSPAPSPLPTLGGPQPRRPSCSLTVRVKTPRRTPVMPTANIKLPPGLASSLAGLARATPAASVPVRRREPPARRPDLVQSVYMVPGAHLPVQGLPEPLDLNADPDPDEPSPRAKRRYSDPPMYCLPPASSQANG